A window of Rhododendron vialii isolate Sample 1 chromosome 13a, ASM3025357v1 contains these coding sequences:
- the LOC131315336 gene encoding uncharacterized protein LOC131315336 isoform X4: MSVSALNSIHLVSEKSPQSDLTETTVTTAAYRFLSLFNLMGRPGPVGGGGEPTVNTGDWRSQLHPVSRQRIVNKIMDTLKRHLPFYGQEGLQELKKMAVKFEEKIYSSATSKSDYLRQISLKMLTMETKSKNTATNSPPSNSGNNSENSTHAVNLMGRPGPVIGGGEPTVNTGDWRSELHLDSRQRIVNKIIDTLMRHLPFSGQEGLEELKKIALRFEENIYTSATSQPDYLRKISLKMLTEEAKSENNITNSLASNSGNNSGNFTHTGDYSNGN, from the exons ATGTCTGTGTCAGCACTAAATTCTATCCATCTTGTGTCAGAAAAATCCCCACAATCTGACCTAACAGAGACAACCGTAACAACAGCTGCCTATcggttcctctctctct TCAATCTGATGGGGAGGCCTGGTCctgtcggtggtggtggtgaaccCACGGTGAACACAGGAGATTGGAGATCCCAATTGCATCCTGTCTCGCGACAAAGGATTGTCAACAAGAT AATGGACACTTTGAAGAGGCATCTTCCATTCTATGGACAGGAGGGACtgcaagaactcaagaaaatgGCAGTAAAGTTTGAAGAGAAGATCTACAGCTCTGCCACCAGCAAG TCTGATTACCTGAGACAAATAAGTCTGAAGATGCTGACTATggagacaaaatccaaaaatactGCGACCAATTCTCCGCCATCCAACTCTGGGAATAATAGCGAGAATTCCACACATGCAG TCAATCTGATGGGGAGGCCTGGTCCTGTTATTGGTGGTGGTGAACCCACGGTGAACACAGGAGATTGGAGATCCGAATTGCATCTTGATTCACGGCAAAGGATTGTCAACAAGAT AATTGACACTTTGATGAGGCATCTTCCATTCTCTGGACAGGAGGGACTGGAAGAGCTCAAGAAAATTGCATTAAGGTTTGAAGAGAATATCTACACTTCGGCCACCAGCCAG CCTGATTACCTGAGAAAAATAAGTCTGAAGATGCTGACTGAGGAGGCAAAATCTGAAAACAATATCACCAATTCTCTGGCATCCAACTCTGGGAATAATAGCGGAAATTTCACACATACAG GTGATTATTCGAATGGTAATTGA
- the LOC131315336 gene encoding uncharacterized protein LOC131315336 isoform X3 produces MSVSALNSIHLVSEKSPQSDLTETTVTTAAYRFLSLFNLMGRPGPVGGGGEPTVNTGDWRSQLHPVSRQRIVNKIMDTLKRHLPFYGQEGLQELKKMAVKFEEKIYSSATSKSDYLRQISLKMLTMETKSKNTATNSPPSNSGNNSENSTHAVVNLMGRPGPVIGGGEPTVNTGDWRSELHLDSRQRIVNKIIDTLMRHLPFSGQEGLEELKKIALRFEENIYTSATSQPDYLRKISLKMLTEEAKSENNITNSLASNSGNNSGNFTHTGDYSNGN; encoded by the exons ATGTCTGTGTCAGCACTAAATTCTATCCATCTTGTGTCAGAAAAATCCCCACAATCTGACCTAACAGAGACAACCGTAACAACAGCTGCCTATcggttcctctctctct TCAATCTGATGGGGAGGCCTGGTCctgtcggtggtggtggtgaaccCACGGTGAACACAGGAGATTGGAGATCCCAATTGCATCCTGTCTCGCGACAAAGGATTGTCAACAAGAT AATGGACACTTTGAAGAGGCATCTTCCATTCTATGGACAGGAGGGACtgcaagaactcaagaaaatgGCAGTAAAGTTTGAAGAGAAGATCTACAGCTCTGCCACCAGCAAG TCTGATTACCTGAGACAAATAAGTCTGAAGATGCTGACTATggagacaaaatccaaaaatactGCGACCAATTCTCCGCCATCCAACTCTGGGAATAATAGCGAGAATTCCACACATGCAG TAGTCAATCTGATGGGGAGGCCTGGTCCTGTTATTGGTGGTGGTGAACCCACGGTGAACACAGGAGATTGGAGATCCGAATTGCATCTTGATTCACGGCAAAGGATTGTCAACAAGAT AATTGACACTTTGATGAGGCATCTTCCATTCTCTGGACAGGAGGGACTGGAAGAGCTCAAGAAAATTGCATTAAGGTTTGAAGAGAATATCTACACTTCGGCCACCAGCCAG CCTGATTACCTGAGAAAAATAAGTCTGAAGATGCTGACTGAGGAGGCAAAATCTGAAAACAATATCACCAATTCTCTGGCATCCAACTCTGGGAATAATAGCGGAAATTTCACACATACAG GTGATTATTCGAATGGTAATTGA
- the LOC131315336 gene encoding uncharacterized protein LOC131315336 isoform X2 — protein MSVSALNSIHLVSEKSPQSDLTETTVTTAAYRFLSLFNLMGRPGPVGGGGEPTVNTGDWRSQLHPVSRQRIVNKIMDTLKRHLPFYGQEGLQELKKMAVKFEEKIYSSATSKSDYLRQISLKMLTMETKSKNTATNSPPSNSGNNSENSTHAVNLMGRPGPVIGGGEPTVNTGDWRSELHLDSRQRIVNKIIDTLMRHLPFSGQEGLEELKKIALRFEENIYTSATSQPDYLRKISLKMLTEEAKSENNITNSLASNSGNNSGNFTHTGDTMEEEFSFVPS, from the exons ATGTCTGTGTCAGCACTAAATTCTATCCATCTTGTGTCAGAAAAATCCCCACAATCTGACCTAACAGAGACAACCGTAACAACAGCTGCCTATcggttcctctctctct TCAATCTGATGGGGAGGCCTGGTCctgtcggtggtggtggtgaaccCACGGTGAACACAGGAGATTGGAGATCCCAATTGCATCCTGTCTCGCGACAAAGGATTGTCAACAAGAT AATGGACACTTTGAAGAGGCATCTTCCATTCTATGGACAGGAGGGACtgcaagaactcaagaaaatgGCAGTAAAGTTTGAAGAGAAGATCTACAGCTCTGCCACCAGCAAG TCTGATTACCTGAGACAAATAAGTCTGAAGATGCTGACTATggagacaaaatccaaaaatactGCGACCAATTCTCCGCCATCCAACTCTGGGAATAATAGCGAGAATTCCACACATGCAG TCAATCTGATGGGGAGGCCTGGTCCTGTTATTGGTGGTGGTGAACCCACGGTGAACACAGGAGATTGGAGATCCGAATTGCATCTTGATTCACGGCAAAGGATTGTCAACAAGAT AATTGACACTTTGATGAGGCATCTTCCATTCTCTGGACAGGAGGGACTGGAAGAGCTCAAGAAAATTGCATTAAGGTTTGAAGAGAATATCTACACTTCGGCCACCAGCCAG CCTGATTACCTGAGAAAAATAAGTCTGAAGATGCTGACTGAGGAGGCAAAATCTGAAAACAATATCACCAATTCTCTGGCATCCAACTCTGGGAATAATAGCGGAAATTTCACACATACAGGTGATACCATGGAGgaggaattttcttttgttccGAGTTAG
- the LOC131315336 gene encoding uncharacterized protein LOC131315336 isoform X1 — MSVSALNSIHLVSEKSPQSDLTETTVTTAAYRFLSLFNLMGRPGPVGGGGEPTVNTGDWRSQLHPVSRQRIVNKIMDTLKRHLPFYGQEGLQELKKMAVKFEEKIYSSATSKSDYLRQISLKMLTMETKSKNTATNSPPSNSGNNSENSTHAVVNLMGRPGPVIGGGEPTVNTGDWRSELHLDSRQRIVNKIIDTLMRHLPFSGQEGLEELKKIALRFEENIYTSATSQPDYLRKISLKMLTEEAKSENNITNSLASNSGNNSGNFTHTGDTMEEEFSFVPS; from the exons ATGTCTGTGTCAGCACTAAATTCTATCCATCTTGTGTCAGAAAAATCCCCACAATCTGACCTAACAGAGACAACCGTAACAACAGCTGCCTATcggttcctctctctct TCAATCTGATGGGGAGGCCTGGTCctgtcggtggtggtggtgaaccCACGGTGAACACAGGAGATTGGAGATCCCAATTGCATCCTGTCTCGCGACAAAGGATTGTCAACAAGAT AATGGACACTTTGAAGAGGCATCTTCCATTCTATGGACAGGAGGGACtgcaagaactcaagaaaatgGCAGTAAAGTTTGAAGAGAAGATCTACAGCTCTGCCACCAGCAAG TCTGATTACCTGAGACAAATAAGTCTGAAGATGCTGACTATggagacaaaatccaaaaatactGCGACCAATTCTCCGCCATCCAACTCTGGGAATAATAGCGAGAATTCCACACATGCAG TAGTCAATCTGATGGGGAGGCCTGGTCCTGTTATTGGTGGTGGTGAACCCACGGTGAACACAGGAGATTGGAGATCCGAATTGCATCTTGATTCACGGCAAAGGATTGTCAACAAGAT AATTGACACTTTGATGAGGCATCTTCCATTCTCTGGACAGGAGGGACTGGAAGAGCTCAAGAAAATTGCATTAAGGTTTGAAGAGAATATCTACACTTCGGCCACCAGCCAG CCTGATTACCTGAGAAAAATAAGTCTGAAGATGCTGACTGAGGAGGCAAAATCTGAAAACAATATCACCAATTCTCTGGCATCCAACTCTGGGAATAATAGCGGAAATTTCACACATACAGGTGATACCATGGAGgaggaattttcttttgttccGAGTTAG
- the LOC131315336 gene encoding uncharacterized protein LOC131315336 isoform X5 — MGRPGPVGGGGEPTVNTGDWRSQLHPVSRQRIVNKIMDTLKRHLPFYGQEGLQELKKMAVKFEEKIYSSATSKSDYLRQISLKMLTMETKSKNTATNSPPSNSGNNSENSTHAVVNLMGRPGPVIGGGEPTVNTGDWRSELHLDSRQRIVNKIIDTLMRHLPFSGQEGLEELKKIALRFEENIYTSATSQPDYLRKISLKMLTEEAKSENNITNSLASNSGNNSGNFTHTGDTMEEEFSFVPS, encoded by the exons ATGGGGAGGCCTGGTCctgtcggtggtggtggtgaaccCACGGTGAACACAGGAGATTGGAGATCCCAATTGCATCCTGTCTCGCGACAAAGGATTGTCAACAAGAT AATGGACACTTTGAAGAGGCATCTTCCATTCTATGGACAGGAGGGACtgcaagaactcaagaaaatgGCAGTAAAGTTTGAAGAGAAGATCTACAGCTCTGCCACCAGCAAG TCTGATTACCTGAGACAAATAAGTCTGAAGATGCTGACTATggagacaaaatccaaaaatactGCGACCAATTCTCCGCCATCCAACTCTGGGAATAATAGCGAGAATTCCACACATGCAG TAGTCAATCTGATGGGGAGGCCTGGTCCTGTTATTGGTGGTGGTGAACCCACGGTGAACACAGGAGATTGGAGATCCGAATTGCATCTTGATTCACGGCAAAGGATTGTCAACAAGAT AATTGACACTTTGATGAGGCATCTTCCATTCTCTGGACAGGAGGGACTGGAAGAGCTCAAGAAAATTGCATTAAGGTTTGAAGAGAATATCTACACTTCGGCCACCAGCCAG CCTGATTACCTGAGAAAAATAAGTCTGAAGATGCTGACTGAGGAGGCAAAATCTGAAAACAATATCACCAATTCTCTGGCATCCAACTCTGGGAATAATAGCGGAAATTTCACACATACAGGTGATACCATGGAGgaggaattttcttttgttccGAGTTAG